In Parageobacillus sp. KH3-4, the genomic window AGCTCTGTCGCGAAATTGCCATATGAACATGCATTAGATGGCATTTCGAATACGTTCTCGATCGTGCCGAAAGCGTTAGGAAAAGAGGAACCAGACCGTGTTCGCAACCTTGTCGCCATTTTAGACGGATACATGGAAAAAGGCGGGCATCATCTCAACATTAACGTGTTGAATCGCGAAACGTTATTAGATGCGATGGAACATCCAGAAAAATATCCGCAATTAACGATTCGCGTTTCTGGATATGCCGTCAACTTCATTAAACTAACGCGCGAACAACAAATTGACGTCATTAACCGCACGTTCCACGAAACGATGTAATAATCTCCCCCCTCCTTCTTGAGAGGGGGATATTTCTCTTAGGAAGGAGAACATGCGCATGAAAGGATTTATTCACTCCATCGAATCGTGCGGCACCGTCGATGGGCCGGGCCTTCGCTATGTCATCTTTACACAAGGATGTGTATTGCGCTGTCAATATTGCCATAACGCCGATACGTGGGAAATTGGGAAAGGAAAAGAAATGACCGTCGAAGAAATTATCGATGACGTGAAAACATACTTGCCGTTTATCAACGCTTCCAACGGTGGAATTACCGTCAGCGGCGGAGAGCCTTTGTTACAAATCGATTTTTTAATTGAATTATTTAAAGCATGCAAAAAACTGGGCATTCATACCGCGGTCGATTCATCGGGAGGATGCTACACGACGGAAGCACCGTTCCAGCAAAAATTAAACGAATTGCTTTCTTATACTGATTTAATTTTGCTTGATTTAAAACATATTGATGAGAAAAAACATCGGAAATTGACAGGAAAAACCAATAAACATATTTTACAATTTGCTCGGTTTTTATCCGAAAAAAACGTTCCCGTTTGGATCCGGCATGTTCTCGTGCCAACCATTACAGACGACCCAAATGACTTGCGCCGTCTCGCCGCTTTTATTCGTACGTTAAATAATGTGGAAAAAATTGAAATTCTCCCGTACCATAAATTAGGAGTATACAAATGGAAAGCACTTGGATTAAAATACCCTTTGGAAGGAATCGAGCCTCCTTCGGAAAAAAGCGTGCAAATGGCACAGCGAATTCTAAACGGAACAGAAGGTACAGTATCTCTTACGTAATCAATGACCATCTCCTCCTTCCTCTCATGAAAGCTTTTTGCACATGGAAAAAGGATGGCTCGCTGTGCTCGTGAGCGGTAGATGAGCCATCCTCTTTTCTATAGGGGAGGGTTTTAAACTCCTTTAAACGCTTGGCGATAAATATGAACTAAATCGCTAACAAGCGGGAGTTTCGGGTTAGCAGTAGTACATTGGTCTTCGAAAGCCAATTCGGCTAATTTTTCAACTTTGCTTTCAAATTCTTGTTTGCTGACGCCGCATGCTTCAATGCTCAGCGGCATATCCAACTGTTTTGCCAGCTTAATGATCGCCTGAACGAGGCTTTCGACCCCTTCTTCCGTTGTGCGGGCCGGCAAGCCGAGCATTCTCGCAATTTCTGCATAGCGCTGGTCCGCTTTGAAATACTCGTATTTCGGAAATGCGGTAAATTTTTTCGGTTTCGCTGCGTTATAGCGAATGACATGCGGCATCAAAATGGTATTCGCGCGCCCATGCGGAATATGGAATTCCGCGCCAAGTTTATGAGCCAAACTATGGTTAATGCCTAAAAACGCGTTGGCAAATGCCATTCCCGCAATCGTAGAGGCGTTATGCATTTTCTCCCGGGCAAGCTCATCCGCTCCGTTTTGATATGCCCGCGGCAAATATTCAAATACGAGTTGGATTGCTTTCATGGCAAGACCATCGGTATAATCATTTGCCATATTGGAGACATACGCTTCGATCGCATGTGTCAATACATCCATTCCCGTATCGGCGGTGACATGTTTTGGCACGGTCATGACAAATTGTGGATCAACAATCGCGACGTCCGGTGTCAATTCATAATCTGCCAACGGATATTTTATATTCGTTTTTTTATCGGTAATGACGGCAAAAGACGTTACTTCCGATCCTGTTCCTGATGTCGTCGGAATGGCGACAAACTTCGCTTTTTGGCCTAGTTTTGGATATTTATAAACGCGTTTTCGAATATCTAAAAATTTTTGTTTTAATGCGTTGAAATCCGCTGCCGGATGCTCGTAAAAGAGCCACATCGCTTTTGCCGCATCCATTGGCGAGCCGCCTCCGAGCGCGATAATCACGTCTGGCTCGAAGTTTCTCATCATGTCGACGCCTCTCATTACCGTTTCAATAGAAGGATCTGGTTCTACTTCGGAGAAAATTTCACTATGCACATAATCCGGGCGTCTGCGCAAGTAATACAGCACTTTATCGACATATCCGAGCTTGACCATTCCCGGATCGGTGACGATAAAAGCTCTGGAAATGTTCGGCATTTTCGCTAAGTATTGTACGGCATTTTTTTCGAAATAAATTTTCGGCGGCACTTTAAACCATTGCATATTTACCGTTCTTTTCGCCATTCTTTTAATATTGACAAGATGAACCGCACTGACGTTTGCCGAAACAGAATTCCCGCCAAACGTGCCGCATCCCAGCGTTAATGACGGAATGTACGCATTGTAAATATCACCGATTGCTCCTTGCGAAGACGGCGCATTAACGATAATCCGTCCCGCTTTCATCCGTTTGCCAAATTCGGTAACCACTTCTTGATCATCGGAATGGATGACAGCAGAATGTCCCAAGCCGCCAAATTCCAGCATTTCCTCACAGCGCTTAAATCCTTCTTCCGTGCTGTTTACTTTATAACAAGCAAGGACAGGGCTTAATTTTTCACGAGACAACGGATATTTTGGTCCAACCCCTTTTAACTCAGCAACAAGAATTTTTGTGTCTTCCGGCACAGCGATGCCAGCCATTTTCGCAATTTCATAAGCTGGCTTTCCGACGATATCCGGGTTGACGGCGCATGTATTTTCATTAATAACGAGCTTTTCTACTTTTTTCTTTTCTTCTTCATTTAAGAAATAACAACGGTTTTCAATCATTTCTTTTTTTACTTGTTCGTAAATTTCTTTATCAACAATGACTGCTTGTTCGGAAGCGCAAATCATGCCATTATCAAACGTTTTCGATAAAATTAAATCATTTACCGCCCGCTTAATGTTTGCCGTTTTTTCAATATAGCAAGGCACATTGCCAGGTCCGACGCCTAAAGCTGGTTTTCCAGAGCTGTACGCCGCTTTCACCATACCGGCGCCACCAGTTGCTAAAATGAGAGAAACGCCAGGATGGTGCATAAGCTGACGCGTTGCTTCAAGCGACGGAGTTTCAATCCATTGAATGCAATGTTCTGGAGCTCCTGCCCGAATCGCCGCATCGCGCAGCACTCTTGCTGCTTCGCTGCTGCATCGTTGCGCCGATGGATGAAAAGCAAAAATAATCGGGTTGCGTGTTTTTATCGAGATTAACGCTTTAAACATCGTTGTCGATGTCGGGTTTGTTACCGGTGTGATCCCAGCAATAACGCCAACAGGTTCGGCAATTTCGATAATTTCTTCATGCGGATTTTCATGAATAATCCCGACTGTTTTATCATACTTAATATTGTGGTATATATATTCTGTCGCAAAAAGGTTTTTTATGATTTTATCTTCATATACACCGCGTTTTGTTTCTTCTACTGCGAGCTTGGCTAATGCCATATGCTTGTCGAGCCCGGCTAACGCCATTTCTTTCACGATATGATCGATCGTTTCTTGATCGTAAGCGCGAAATTGTTCTAACGCTTTCTGTGCATTAGCGACGAGCTTATCAATCATTTTTGCCACTTCGATTTTTTTATCGATTGCTCTTTCCTCAACAGCCATACATAGTCTCCTTTCTTTGTGAAATATTTCACAATTAAAATTAAAAATATAAGATGGAAATACTTCCATCTATTACACCCCTATTATAAATAGCCAATGGAATTTTTAGTTTGTCTAATTTGTGAAATGTTGAGCAATGTGTTCATAAAATGTTCATATATTCGAAAGCCATGCATCAGCGGCATAAAAACATACGCAAGAAAAATAAGCAAGCTAAAAGGAACATCCATCCCCATCTATCATAGGGGATGGATGTTTTTCTGCGCCGTCTTTATGCTGCCTTTCTACTTTTTTATGGCCTCCATCATCGTTGTTTCCCTTTCTTTCGTTTATCGCTTTACCAATGAACTATTTGACTAACGAATGTTTAAATGCATAAATCACCGCCTGTGTCCGATCTTGTACTCCTAGTTTGCTTAATATGTTGCTGACGTGGACTTTCACCGTTTTCACCGCAATAAACAGCTCATCAGCGATTTCTTGATTCGTTTTTCCTTGCGCCATTAACAAAAGCACTTCCATCTCCCGGTTCGTCAATTCTTCGTGAGGGAGGGGTTCTTTCTTTTGTTTCATTTTTGTCATTACTTTATTCGTCACTTCCGGTTCTAACACCGATTGGCCGTAAAACGTGGCACGGATCGCGTTGGCAATTTCGTTCGCTTTCGACGTCTTCAGCATATAGCTTGTTGCCCCGGCTTCCAAGGCCGGATACACTTTCTCATCATCTAAAAAGCTCGTTACAACGATAATTTTCGCTTCCGGCCACTGGGCGATAATCTGCTTTGTCGCTTCAATTCCGTCCATTTCCGGCATCACTAAATCCATTAAAATAATATCTGGGCGCAGCTCTAGCGCCAACTCCACAGCGCGCTTGCCGCTATCGGCTTCTCCCACCACTTCCATATCCGGCTGCGACGCCAAAAATGCCGAAACGCCGATTCTCACCATTTCATGATCATCGGCCAATAAGACACGGATCACGATTTTCCCCCCTCTATAATCGGCACTTTCACCTCTAACCGCGTTCCTTGATTTGGCACACTGATGATTTGCAGTGTCCCGCCGATCTCCAGCGCGCGTTCATGCATATTTTGCAAACCGTACGACCCTGCTTTCACTTGGTCGACTTGGAAGCCGACGCCATCATCCGATACACGCAAAATGACAAGTTGGTCTCGTTTCACTAACAATACTTCCAATTTTGTCGCCTTTGCATGACGAAGCGTATTGGAAATCGACTCTTGCAAGATGCGAAATAAATGGTCTTCTACCCCTTTATCAAGCGGAATGTCTTCCACTTTCCACTCAATATGCAGCGGCACTTTTTGCTTTAGTTCCATCAATAACTCTTGAATCCCTTCTTTGAGCGATTTGCCTTTGAGGGCGATCGGGCGAAGATGAAGCAATAACGCCCGCATTTCCAATTGCGATTGGTGAATCATTTCTTCAATTAAACGAAACTGTTTTTCTTCGCGCTCGTCGGAAAACGTTTTTGTTTCATTGATGGCGGAAATAAGCATCGAGGCGGCAAACAGCTGCTGGCTGACCGAATCATGAAGCTCGCGCGCAAGCCGATGCCGCTCTTGGGAAATGATATCCTGAATCCGCTTTTCTTGCTCTTCCGCCCTTTCATTAGCGAGCCGCTGCGACAATTTCACTTGTTCCGTTATCTGCTTTTGAATTTTTTGAATGTGCGCTACCATCGCTGCCACTTCTTTCAGCTTTGGAGGCTCCATAGAGGAAACAGGCTGGCCATGTTCGAGCTGGCGCAGCGAATCCATTACCATTCGCCACTGTTTTTGCCAAAAAAACCCGAACACAATGCCAAACACTGTTCCAGCGGCTATACTAACCCCCGTCATAAATAACAGAAACGGAACACCCATTATTTCTTTTTCCCATAATAAAGACCAGTCCGGTAACGGATACGTGAGAAATATTAGCACTGATGTAACAATGAAAACGAACAATGAAAAGCCAATTCCTGCGACAATATAGCGCTGCACCGCATTCATACATGCTTCACCTCGATTGTCCCGATGATCATCGAGGTGAGTATTTTGACCTTTTGCTCCGCTTCCTCATATCCTTTTGTTTGAAAACAAACGGTTTCGTTCCACAAATTCGCTTCCTTTCGCTCAAAAACAATAGCGGAGCCATAGATTGCCGAATGGTGCAGGCGCACTTCCACTTCATACGGCACAAGAATTTGCACGTTTCCGATCAAATGGCGGATGACAATGACGGCTTCTCCTTTCGGAAGCACCGTATAACTTAAATCAATCACCACATCGGAAATCCCGCCTTGAATGTTAATATCTTCCCATTCATAAACACGTTCCGGTGTTTTTTGGCTGCTAAAGAAGCTGTTATTCCAGAGCGGTTTTCGCTCAAGGAGGGAGGACTCGTCATGCTTTCGCTCGGTCATGATTGGCTGTATCTGCACAGGGGCTTTTTTCGATTGCATGTACTGCCAAATGATATACACTAAAATAAGAAACAATGAAATGCGAAATGTCACCATGCTAGCTAACGAAATGACAAAACTAATGAGTCCAAGCCAAAACAGAACAATACCTGACAGCTTCGGCATCCGCTTTCGCCCTATATACATACAGCCAATTGCGAAAAGCATGGAGAAAATATTCCCATGTTGAAACAATAGCAGCTCTGCCAAAAAGAGAATGATGGCGATCATGGCAAGCCAAGCGGCGTGATCTGTTTTTTGCTGACGAAGCATCTTTTTTCCTCCCTCCTTATGACGATTGCCGCATCTCCATTATACAGCTAGCGAAAAAAGGGCGCTAATATGTATACGCCCTTTTAGAATACCACGGTTCCGTTATGAAATGGAATTTGTCTTTTCTGTTTCCAGCTTTTTCTCCAATTGCGCGATGCGTGCGTCAATCGTGCTTGCATAGTAATTGGCTTTGACGTTTTGTTCCAAGCGTTCTAAGTATTGTTCCATTTCGTGAAAACGGGAATAAGCGGCATCGTTCCATCCTGCTTGCAGCACTTTATCCATCCGGTAATGCGCGCGTGCGACATTCTCCCGCCCCATAAGCTGCATGCGGCGAATGTGCATATCTTTTAATTTATGTTTCATTTCTTCATATTTTCTTTCCAACTGTTCTAACTCGTTTGTTGCTTGCTGAAGCAACTCTTGTATTCGGGCTGCTCTCTCTTCATATTTTGTCTGTTCCAAAACGGCAAATTCATATAATTCGTTTTCCCCCGCCTGGGAAGCGATTTGCGCTTGATACTTCCGCTTATCCGCAAGCTCTTTCGCCTGATTGTATTCGCGCATGAGTTCTGTCTTCAATAGGTGCTGCCGCTCAAGCAGATGACGAACCTTTTCTACTTCCTTTTCGCATTGCCGCAAATATTCATTTAATAAAGCAATTGGATTTTTCTTTTCTTTTTGATCGATCATCTCATGCAAATCAGCCATGATGATATTTTTGATTCTCGTTAATAAATCGGCCATCCCTGTTTTCCTCCTTTAAAAGTTTCGTTCTAACTCTGCCCACTGCTTTTCAAAATGAGCAAACGGGTCATCGATTTCTTTCGGCTTCATCTGTTTGGTTTCATTCCATTTTTGATAAACTACATACAACACATACGCCGCGGCAACCGCAATGAGCGCAGGCGCATTCGAAGCGGAAGCAACGAAAGCGATGATCCCGATCGCAATCCAAAAAAGTTTTTTCATTGTTGTGTCTGCTTTCATCCATCGTTTCCAAGCATAATACAAAATGACAAGGCTCACTGCCAAAACAGCGAGAGAACCAAGGTTGGCAAAAAGCGTAACCGCCGCAATCGCACCAATGATGAACAATCCGATTTTTTTCACCTTTTTCCCTCCTTTCTGCCTCCATCCTAGCAACCGTTCCCTATTTCGATAATGAGCTGAGGCGTTATTTTTCTCTAAGACCTAAGGCGTAATTTTCTCATTGTGCCATTCACTACAAACTTCTATGTAACATAAAAAAAGAAGGCTGCCTGATGGCGCCTTCTATTCCGTCGCTTTCATATACGCTTGTTTCGGATGATTTGGCTGATCTGGATATTTCAGACGGATTTTCCCTTCTTCGATTAGCTTCCCTAAATAGTTGTTCCTTAATCCGTCCGGTGTTCTCTCCAATAAAGCCGCTAATTCCTTTAACATCAGCGGTCTTTGCGCACAAAGCTGCAAAATGATATTTTCCATCACACTTGGAGGCAATCGTTTTTTCTTTCTTGCTAACTCCGCAATGTTCCATAGTTTTTCATCGATTTCACTCTTTTCTTTGTCTGGATCAGATGAAGACGGCTCGTTATTTACGGAGTTAAGGTGATTATTTACGGAGTTCAAATCATTATTTACGTAGTTTCCTTCGATATTTACGGAGTAAACACCGCTATTTATGGAGATCGGTTGATTATTTACGGAGTTTGCTTGTTTATTCACGGAGTTTTCTTCGCTATTTATAGAGCTATCTTCGCTATTTATGGAGATTGACTGCTTATTTACGGAGTTTGCATCTTCTTCCGTTAACGTAAGATCTATTTCGCCGTTATCATGCTGTTCTATATCTTGATATATATCTGTTTCATATGATACAGCTGTTTCATCTGGAAAATCGAACGGATATAATATCACGACAGTTCGTTCTGGATTCGAATGTTGAATAAATTCAGGCTGTTTGCATTGCGGGTCGCTCCATGTTGCGACAATATGCTTTAACCCGAAACCAGCTCGCTTGCAAAGACCGATCAAAATAAACATTTTAAACAAATTCGGATTGCGGAGATTGCTCATATGCCCAGAAAGCGCCGAATCGATCGGAATGCGAAATAATCCTGGATTGGCAAAGCGAAACACACCGTTTTCTTTTTCTACAATAATGCCGCCTTCTCCTAAATAATCGGCATGAACAATGGCATTGACAAGCGCCTCGCGCAGCGCAGTTTGCACGGAACGGGCCAGATTATGTTTCTGCAGCTGTGACATCACTTTAAAATAAAAATCGTACAAATTGCCGGACCATGTGCCGTCTTGAGAGGTGAATCGCTTTATCCAATCGTTCGTTACTATACCGTCCAAACTTTCACGGTATTCAAGAAAATATTGCGGCAAAACTTCTGTAATAACGCGTTCCTCACTAAACATTAACAATCCGGCCAACGTAACCCCTTCTTTGCTGCTATCCCGCAGTTTCCCCCATGCACCGATCTTGTATAAAAATTCTTTCGTCTCCAACCCGTTCCACGGATGATTTGGCTTGACAGCTGCAAACTTTTCTCGGTAATTTTTAATCGACTCGAAATTCAATTCATTTAATCCGTAATGTTCCAAAATGGAACTATCGTGCCAAATAGATGAATTTCCTTCATAAAAACTTGAATATTTATTCACTTCTGATCTTCCTTTAACTATTATTTTTCGAATTTTTTCCCACTCTTACATGTAGAGTTGAAGCGCTCCTCCATCGGAGAGAGACGCTAACGCAACGCTTCGCTATGTCTTCGCTTCTATTGTACCATCTTTCATTTTTATTGCATGCAAGAGCAAAAAAGAAAAAGCAGATGGCTAACGCTACATCTGCCTATTTTAATATATAGTGTTTTCTAGCAATGCCGATAAGCTGTATTCGACAGGAATCCGCTCATATTCCATCCATCGGAGAAACATCGACGCCAGTTCGGGATCAAATTGTGTTCCTTTTCCTTTCACGATTTCTTCGTACGCTTCCTCCCAGCTTAACGAAGAACGATACGGGCGAATTCCCGTCATCGCCTCCAGCGAATCGGCAAGCGCTAATATTCTTGCTTCTAGTGGAATTTCCTTTCCTTTCAATCCATATGGATATCCATTGCCATCCCAACGTTCATGATGAGAAAGCGCCATTTTTTCCACCATTTCTGGAAGCGCATATTTCGCCAAAATCTCTGCTCCCAATTGCGGGTGCTTTTTCATTTCCTCGTATTCATGTTCAAGAAGCTTTCCTTTTTTCTGCAAAATCTCTGCTCTCACCTTTATTTTTCCAATATCATGAAGTAGAGAGCCTAATTCTAAATTTTTTATCTTCTCCGTCTCGAGCTCAGCATAATGAACAAATGACATCAATATTTTTGTGACACGATACGAATGCAAAAACGTCAATTTGTCTTTTTTCCATAGTCTTCTCATCAAAAGGCATAACTCCATATTCTGCCATATTTTCATTGTATCAACTACCCTTCTCCTGTGTACATAAGCCGCTCTTCTCGCTTGTTTCCCACATGTCTGTTTTTTCTTTATTTTATCATAGACAGATTTTCTAAGTCATTTTTAACCTCTGTTTACCGATTGTTAGAACACAGATGGATAGTTTGCCTAAGAACGAGCAAAACTAATGTATATTAACACGCAATAAGGAGGCTTTTGTTACGATGCCATCTCTTCCTTCATCACTGGAACCGTATTGGCGGACATCGGTCGCGCTGCCGTCGTTCCCGAAACTATCAGAACATATCCGCACCGATGTCGCTATTATCGGCGGAGGAATTTCTGGAATCACGACCGCCTATTTGCTCGCCAAAAAAGGAGCGCGCGTCACTTTATTGGAAGCGGACCGTCTTCTCAACGGAACGACAGGGCATACGACGGCAAAAATTACCGCCCAGCACGATATCATTTATGATGAGCTGATCAGCCACCTTGGACTGGAAAAAGCGAAACTGTACTATGCAGCATGCATGGAAGCATTGCGTTTTATTCGAAGCACGGTTAAACAAGAAGCCATTGACTGCGATTTTATGGAACAAGACGCGTATATATACACCGATTCTTCCTCATCGCTGACAAAGTTGATAAACGAATGGAAAGCGTATGAAAAGCTCGGCATTGACGGGGAGTTCGTCGATTCGATCCCACTTCCGATCCCCGTGAAAGCCGCTGTAGTGATGAAAAATCAGGCGCAATTTCATCCATTAAAATATTTGGTAAAACTAGTGAATTCCATTGTCCAAGCCGGCGGGCACATTTATGAGCACACTCCTGCCGCTGACATTGAGCAAGGATCGACGCTTGCGGTCGTCACCCGTGACAAAAAACGTGTTGCATGCGAGCATGTCGTCATTTGTTCCCATTTTCCGTTTTATGACGGCGGTTTTTACTTTTCGCGCATGTACGCGGAACGCTCTTACGTATTAGGCGTGAAAATCGCTGAAACCTATCCTGGCGGCATGTATTTAAGCGCGGACAACCCGAAGCGTTCCGTCCGCTACACCACCATGAATGGGGAAAACTTAATTTTAATCGGCGGGGAAAACCACAAGACAGGACAGGGCGTTCCAACAATGCGGCATTACGAGGCGTTACAGTCGTTTGCCTCGGAGTTATTTACGGTGACCGACATCCCATACCGCTGGTCGGCGCAAGATTTAACGACGCTCGATAAAGTGCCGTACATCGGAAACATGACCGCGGGCGCACCGAACATCTATGTCGCGACAGGGTACCGCAAGTGGGGCATGACGAATGGAACAGTAGCGGGGCTATTAATCAGCGACCTGATCCTAGGCCGCGACAACCGCTACCATGACTTATATACTCCGTCGCGGTTTTATGCCGACCCAAGCGTTAAACATTTTCTTACGCAAAATGTCGATGTCGCGAAACATCTCGTCGAAGGAAAAATAGAGATGGTCGTCCGCAAGCCGGAAGACTTGGCAAACGGCGAAGGCGCCGTTGTCGTCGTGAACGGAAAACGTGCCGGCGCGTATAAAGATGAAAGCGGGACATTGTTCATCGTCGATACGACATGCACCCACATGAGATGCGAACTCGAATGGAACAGCGGCGACCGCACGTGGGACTGCCCGTGTCACGGCTCACGCTTTTCCATTCACGGCGATGTCGTCGAAGGGCCGGCTCAGCAGCCTTTAAACAAAATCGGCGACGATCCATCATAACAAAAGAGCCGTCTTATGGAACGGCTCTTTCTCTATTTCCACAATTTTTTACCGGAACTTACGGTATCTATTTATTCTATTTTCGATGTCGAATTACGTTAGTATTAAATTGTGAAAAGGTTTACAAAAAAGGAGGTAACAACATGAAACTACTTGCCGTTACATCATGTCCTAATGGTATTGCGCACACATATATGGCCGCTGAAAAACTAGCAAAAGCGGCGGAAAAAATGGGACATGAAATGAAAGTAGAGACACAAGGTTCCATTGGAGTAGAAAATGAACTAACTCCAGAGGACATTC contains:
- the adhE gene encoding bifunctional acetaldehyde-CoA/alcohol dehydrogenase, with protein sequence MAVEERAIDKKIEVAKMIDKLVANAQKALEQFRAYDQETIDHIVKEMALAGLDKHMALAKLAVEETKRGVYEDKIIKNLFATEYIYHNIKYDKTVGIIHENPHEEIIEIAEPVGVIAGITPVTNPTSTTMFKALISIKTRNPIIFAFHPSAQRCSSEAARVLRDAAIRAGAPEHCIQWIETPSLEATRQLMHHPGVSLILATGGAGMVKAAYSSGKPALGVGPGNVPCYIEKTANIKRAVNDLILSKTFDNGMICASEQAVIVDKEIYEQVKKEMIENRCYFLNEEEKKKVEKLVINENTCAVNPDIVGKPAYEIAKMAGIAVPEDTKILVAELKGVGPKYPLSREKLSPVLACYKVNSTEEGFKRCEEMLEFGGLGHSAVIHSDDQEVVTEFGKRMKAGRIIVNAPSSQGAIGDIYNAYIPSLTLGCGTFGGNSVSANVSAVHLVNIKRMAKRTVNMQWFKVPPKIYFEKNAVQYLAKMPNISRAFIVTDPGMVKLGYVDKVLYYLRRRPDYVHSEIFSEVEPDPSIETVMRGVDMMRNFEPDVIIALGGGSPMDAAKAMWLFYEHPAADFNALKQKFLDIRKRVYKYPKLGQKAKFVAIPTTSGTGSEVTSFAVITDKKTNIKYPLADYELTPDVAIVDPQFVMTVPKHVTADTGMDVLTHAIEAYVSNMANDYTDGLAMKAIQLVFEYLPRAYQNGADELAREKMHNASTIAGMAFANAFLGINHSLAHKLGAEFHIPHGRANTILMPHVIRYNAAKPKKFTAFPKYEYFKADQRYAEIARMLGLPARTTEEGVESLVQAIIKLAKQLDMPLSIEACGVSKQEFESKVEKLAELAFEDQCTTANPKLPLVSDLVHIYRQAFKGV
- a CDS encoding ATP-binding protein; the protein is MNKYSSFYEGNSSIWHDSSILEHYGLNELNFESIKNYREKFAAVKPNHPWNGLETKEFLYKIGAWGKLRDSSKEGVTLAGLLMFSEERVITEVLPQYFLEYRESLDGIVTNDWIKRFTSQDGTWSGNLYDFYFKVMSQLQKHNLARSVQTALREALVNAIVHADYLGEGGIIVEKENGVFRFANPGLFRIPIDSALSGHMSNLRNPNLFKMFILIGLCKRAGFGLKHIVATWSDPQCKQPEFIQHSNPERTVVILYPFDFPDETAVSYETDIYQDIEQHDNGEIDLTLTEEDANSVNKQSISINSEDSSINSEENSVNKQANSVNNQPISINSGVYSVNIEGNYVNNDLNSVNNHLNSVNNEPSSSDPDKEKSEIDEKLWNIAELARKKKRLPPSVMENIILQLCAQRPLMLKELAALLERTPDGLRNNYLGKLIEEGKIRLKYPDQPNHPKQAYMKATE
- the pflA gene encoding pyruvate formate-lyase-activating protein; protein product: MKGFIHSIESCGTVDGPGLRYVIFTQGCVLRCQYCHNADTWEIGKGKEMTVEEIIDDVKTYLPFINASNGGITVSGGEPLLQIDFLIELFKACKKLGIHTAVDSSGGCYTTEAPFQQKLNELLSYTDLILLDLKHIDEKKHRKLTGKTNKHILQFARFLSEKNVPVWIRHVLVPTITDDPNDLRRLAAFIRTLNNVEKIEILPYHKLGVYKWKALGLKYPLEGIEPPSEKSVQMAQRILNGTEGTVSLT
- the liaF gene encoding cell wall-active antibiotics response protein LiaF; the protein is MLRQQKTDHAAWLAMIAIILFLAELLLFQHGNIFSMLFAIGCMYIGRKRMPKLSGIVLFWLGLISFVISLASMVTFRISLFLILVYIIWQYMQSKKAPVQIQPIMTERKHDESSLLERKPLWNNSFFSSQKTPERVYEWEDINIQGGISDVVIDLSYTVLPKGEAVIVIRHLIGNVQILVPYEVEVRLHHSAIYGSAIVFERKEANLWNETVCFQTKGYEEAEQKVKILTSMIIGTIEVKHV
- a CDS encoding response regulator transcription factor; the protein is MIRVLLADDHEMVRIGVSAFLASQPDMEVVGEADSGKRAVELALELRPDIILMDLVMPEMDGIEATKQIIAQWPEAKIIVVTSFLDDEKVYPALEAGATSYMLKTSKANEIANAIRATFYGQSVLEPEVTNKVMTKMKQKKEPLPHEELTNREMEVLLLMAQGKTNQEIADELFIAVKTVKVHVSNILSKLGVQDRTQAVIYAFKHSLVK
- a CDS encoding flagellar basal body rod protein, giving the protein MKKIGLFIIGAIAAVTLFANLGSLAVLAVSLVILYYAWKRWMKADTTMKKLFWIAIGIIAFVASASNAPALIAVAAAYVLYVVYQKWNETKQMKPKEIDDPFAHFEKQWAELERNF
- a CDS encoding PspA/IM30 family protein, with translation MADLLTRIKNIIMADLHEMIDQKEKKNPIALLNEYLRQCEKEVEKVRHLLERQHLLKTELMREYNQAKELADKRKYQAQIASQAGENELYEFAVLEQTKYEERAARIQELLQQATNELEQLERKYEEMKHKLKDMHIRRMQLMGRENVARAHYRMDKVLQAGWNDAAYSRFHEMEQYLERLEQNVKANYYASTIDARIAQLEKKLETEKTNSIS
- a CDS encoding HD domain-containing phosphohydrolase, giving the protein MRRLWKKDKLTFLHSYRVTKILMSFVHYAELETEKIKNLELGSLLHDIGKIKVRAEILQKKGKLLEHEYEEMKKHPQLGAEILAKYALPEMVEKMALSHHERWDGNGYPYGLKGKEIPLEARILALADSLEAMTGIRPYRSSLSWEEAYEEIVKGKGTQFDPELASMFLRWMEYERIPVEYSLSALLENTIY
- a CDS encoding sensor histidine kinase, coding for MNAVQRYIVAGIGFSLFVFIVTSVLIFLTYPLPDWSLLWEKEIMGVPFLLFMTGVSIAAGTVFGIVFGFFWQKQWRMVMDSLRQLEHGQPVSSMEPPKLKEVAAMVAHIQKIQKQITEQVKLSQRLANERAEEQEKRIQDIISQERHRLARELHDSVSQQLFAASMLISAINETKTFSDEREEKQFRLIEEMIHQSQLEMRALLLHLRPIALKGKSLKEGIQELLMELKQKVPLHIEWKVEDIPLDKGVEDHLFRILQESISNTLRHAKATKLEVLLVKRDQLVILRVSDDGVGFQVDQVKAGSYGLQNMHERALEIGGTLQIISVPNQGTRLEVKVPIIEGGKS